The following coding sequences are from one Humulus lupulus chromosome X, drHumLupu1.1, whole genome shotgun sequence window:
- the LOC133806629 gene encoding uncharacterized protein LOC133806629, whose amino-acid sequence MANYVRYLKDILTKKKRLGEFKTVALTEGCSTMLKNKIPPKLKDLGRFTIPISIGGQDVGKALGDLGASIDLMPMSTFKKLGIGEARPTTLTLQLADCFMVHPEGKIKDVLVQVDKFIFLENFIILDYEEDREVPII is encoded by the coding sequence ATGGCCAACTATGTGAGGTATTTAAAGGACATTTTGACGAAGAAGAAGAGACTTGGAGAATTTAAAACAGTGGCCTTGACAGAAGGTTGTAGCACAATGTTGAAGAATAAGATTCCACCTAAATTGAAAGATCTAGGTCGCTTCACAATTCCAATTTCTATTGGGGGCCAAGATGTTGGTAAAGCTCTTGGTGATTTGGGAGCTAGTATTGATTTGATGCCCATGTCCACttttaagaagttgggaattggtGAAGCAAGGCCAACTACGCTCACATTGCAATTAGCTGACTGTTTTATGGTGCATCCTGAGGGAAAGATTAAAGATGTCCTAGTGCAAGTTGACAAGTTCATTTTTCTAGaaaattttattattcttgattATGAGGAAGATAGAGAGGTTCCCATCATCTAG